GCCCtgggggctcagcagagctcttgCAGAGGGAATTTTGGGGGTGCAGGTGGTGGCCtcctcccagtgccacccctgtcCCCCCCTCCCAGGCCGATAAACGGGCTCATCACAACGCGCTGGAGCGCAAGCGCAGGGACCACATCAAGGATAGCTTCCACAGCCTGCGGGATTCCGTGCCCTCGCTCCAAGGAGAGAAGGTGAGTTTATGGAGCGTGCTGGGAGCACAGACAGAACCCACCCGTGGTTCAGGCATCTCGATTTGGGATGTTCCTCAGGCTCTCTTGTGCCACCGGAGTCCCCAGCAAGGACCAGAGCCAGGGTGGGATGAGGGACgtaaaattccagtttttcccCTGAACTAGGTCTTTATCTTGCCTCTGGCTTTTCCCACTATTGCAACAGGCATCCCGGGCCCAAATCCTGGACAAAGCCACAGAGTACATCCAGTACATGCGCCGGAAAAACCACACACACCAGCAGGACATCGATGACCTCAAGCGGCAGAATGCGCTGCTGGAGCAGCAAGGTGGTAGCTGAGATCTGGCTGGAGATGGGGGCTGGCAGGGTGTGAGATCCAGGAGCTGGGGTCTGGCAGTGTTTGGGAGCCAGGATCTGGTCCAGTAGGCTTTGGGATCCAAGATCCAGTGGGAGCCGGGGTCTGGCAGGAGATACGATCCATCAGAATCCAGTATCTGGTGGGAGCTGAGATCCAGTGGGAGTTGGGATCTGGTGAGAGCTGAGGTGTGGCAGTACCAGGGTCTAGCAAGGTCGAGAATTCAGTGGGAGCTGGGTCTGGCAGGATCTGGAGTCCGGAAGAGTTCGGGATCCAAGATTCAGTGGGAGCTGgggcctggcaggagctgggctgcaggcagggctgggccgGGGGGTGACATGGTGCCGTCCCTCGCAGTGCGTGCGCTGGAGAAGGCCCGAGCCAGCGCCCAGCTCCAGGCCAGCTATCCCGCGGACAACAGCCTCTACACCAACCCCAAGGGCAGCGCCATCTCCGCCTTCGACGGTGGCTCCGACTCCAGCTCCGACTCGGAGCCCGACGAGCCGCAGAACAGGAAGAAGCTGCGCATGGAGGCCAGTTAGGCCCCCCCGCCGTCCCCCGGCCTGCGGCAGGACTTGCTCCCTCCGCTCCTAGAAGCTCTCGGactgcagcttcccagccctccctggccccttccctgctcccagcgTGCCGGCCCCGGGGGGAGCCGGCCAGGCCGAGCAGAAAGACTTGGGGGGTCAGGGAGACTCCCCTGCCAACTCCCCTCCGCTAGCGacccccctccccttccctcctggtTTTATAGGAGCATTTCTATTTATACCCGGGGACCAGTGCAGTCCAGAACGGGGAGGAGCCGGGCAG
This sequence is a window from Parus major isolate Abel chromosome 5, Parus_major1.1, whole genome shotgun sequence. Protein-coding genes within it:
- the MAX gene encoding protein max isoform X1; this translates as MYAGNCSLRHVEDASISPLKPQLPRPFASPGAIITPPRLPRMRGAGCCCGGAARGFTRAGAMSDNDDIEVESDEEQPRFQSAADKRAHHNALERKRRDHIKDSFHSLRDSVPSLQGEKQQASRAQILDKATEYIQYMRRKNHTHQQDIDDLKRQNALLEQQVRALEKARASAQLQASYPADNSLYTNPKGSAISAFDGGSDSSSDSEPDEPQNRKKLRMEAS
- the MAX gene encoding protein max isoform X4; its protein translation is MYAGNCSLRHVEDASISPLKPQLPRPFASPGAIITPPRLPRMRGAGCCCGGAARGFTRAGAMSDNDDIEVESDADKRAHHNALERKRRDHIKDSFHSLRDSVPSLQGEKASRAQILDKATEYIQYMRRKNHTHQQDIDDLKRQNALLEQQVRALEKARASAQLQASYPADNSLYTNPKGSAISAFDGGSDSSSDSEPDEPQNRKKLRMEAS
- the MAX gene encoding protein max isoform X3; amino-acid sequence: MYAGNCSLRHVEDASISPLKPQLPRPFASPGAIITPPRLPRMRGAGCCCGGAARGFTRAGAMSDNDDIEVESDADKRAHHNALERKRRDHIKDSFHSLRDSVPSLQGEKQQASRAQILDKATEYIQYMRRKNHTHQQDIDDLKRQNALLEQQVRALEKARASAQLQASYPADNSLYTNPKGSAISAFDGGSDSSSDSEPDEPQNRKKLRMEAS
- the MAX gene encoding protein max isoform X2, with protein sequence MYAGNCSLRHVEDASISPLKPQLPRPFASPGAIITPPRLPRMRGAGCCCGGAARGFTRAGAMSDNDDIEVESDEEQPRFQSAADKRAHHNALERKRRDHIKDSFHSLRDSVPSLQGEKASRAQILDKATEYIQYMRRKNHTHQQDIDDLKRQNALLEQQVRALEKARASAQLQASYPADNSLYTNPKGSAISAFDGGSDSSSDSEPDEPQNRKKLRMEAS